Proteins found in one Paenibacillus borealis genomic segment:
- a CDS encoding glycosyltransferase, with translation MADKATIVLFSHVSNTRSITGAEKLLLFFSRELSPYFNCILVAPQDGKLTRLARSYGINVQLLSIPLVYGMYTPYAGLPADIRKLQESREYHELSDWLAGVRPSFIISSTCVHALPPMAAKSLGIPVVWKISETITDNEFTPISVELIHNNSDEILAISQTAAACFPEDIREGKVTQLPPSWNDAEMMFEAWSKLRGERRSELKVAPEEPLVGYVSSFINKEKGLEHFVKMAVLVNEQHPAAHYIVVGSPGDKSYYERCVRKVKLEGLTSRFRFVGYEECLPAAYCAMDLLVVPSLIREGFGMTALEGYAFGKPVVAYDSGGLREILNAAGCGELLVPAANIGALAERVNLLLAAPAMAAAIGSLARERIEAVYGPAAYRARLHGLAERWYLRYCLAPPQAAGGEEAPPAAPPAGGEGAPAAEAPRERSSRRAARLRGAKLRRGRLRRAKARARAAASRPRRKKRAGGSARRRASGGKHRRAGHARRRGRRRRKAA, from the coding sequence ATGGCCGACAAAGCTACAATCGTCCTCTTTTCCCATGTTTCCAATACACGCAGCATTACGGGTGCGGAGAAGCTGCTGTTATTCTTCAGCCGGGAGCTGTCTCCTTACTTTAATTGTATTCTGGTAGCCCCACAGGACGGGAAGCTGACGCGCCTGGCTCGGAGCTACGGAATCAATGTCCAGCTGTTATCTATTCCGCTTGTCTATGGAATGTATACTCCATACGCAGGCCTTCCGGCTGATATCCGCAAGCTTCAGGAGAGCCGGGAGTACCATGAGCTGAGTGACTGGCTTGCGGGTGTGCGCCCGTCGTTCATTATTTCCAGTACGTGCGTGCATGCTCTGCCGCCGATGGCAGCGAAATCATTGGGCATTCCGGTGGTGTGGAAGATCTCCGAGACCATTACGGATAATGAATTCACTCCGATCAGCGTGGAGCTGATCCATAACAACAGCGATGAGATTCTGGCCATCTCGCAGACGGCGGCGGCTTGCTTCCCCGAGGATATCCGTGAAGGCAAGGTGACCCAGCTGCCCCCCTCCTGGAATGACGCAGAAATGATGTTTGAAGCCTGGAGCAAGCTCCGGGGAGAAAGGCGGAGTGAACTGAAGGTAGCTCCGGAGGAACCGCTGGTGGGTTATGTCTCTTCCTTCATTAATAAAGAAAAGGGTCTTGAGCATTTTGTCAAAATGGCTGTTCTTGTAAATGAGCAGCATCCGGCCGCCCATTACATCGTGGTGGGTTCTCCCGGAGACAAGAGCTACTATGAACGCTGTGTCCGTAAGGTGAAGCTGGAGGGGTTAACCTCCCGGTTCAGATTTGTCGGATATGAAGAATGTCTGCCTGCAGCTTACTGCGCTATGGATCTGCTGGTCGTTCCCAGCCTGATCCGTGAAGGCTTCGGCATGACGGCACTGGAAGGCTATGCCTTCGGCAAGCCGGTGGTCGCTTATGATTCCGGGGGCTTGCGGGAGATTCTGAACGCAGCAGGCTGCGGTGAACTGCTCGTGCCTGCGGCTAACATCGGCGCGCTGGCCGAGCGGGTGAACCTGCTGCTGGCCGCTCCAGCCATGGCGGCGGCCATTGGCAGCCTGGCGCGGGAACGCATCGAGGCCGTCTACGGCCCGGCGGCTTACCGCGCCCGCCTGCACGGCTTAGCGGAGAGATGGTATCTCCGCTACTGCCTCGCGCCGCCGCAGGCAGCCGGCGGCGAAGAAGCCCCGCCCGCAGCTCCGCCGGCGGGCGGGGAGGGGGCCCCCGCGGCCGAGGCGCCGCGGGAACGCTCCTCGCGCCGCGCCGCGCGGCTGCGGGGCGCGAAGCTCCGGCGCGGCAGGCTCCGCCGCGCCAAGGCCCGGGCGCGTGCGGCGGCATCGCGCCCGCGCCGTAAGAAGCGCGCGGGGGGCTCCGCGCGCCGGAGGGCCAGCGGCGGCAAGCACCGCCGCGCGGGCCATGCGCGCCGCCGGGGAAGACGGCGGCGCAAGGCGGCCTGA